CAAGTTTAAGCCTGTTACACCTGCGAGCGAGAAAAGTAGAGAGGAGACTGGTATTGTTTGTACATCACAAAGTAATATGGAATGACCAAAATTTAGGTGGCAATCTGCTGGTGGTAATAGTCTTCGAGTAGCAGTTAAACATTAGGCTAACCCTGCGTTGTCTCTAGCACCTCATGATTCAGAAGGCCTGAAAAATGGAATCAGCAGCACAGAAAAATTAGACCATCTTGGATTGAACTTTATAAAGCTAAGATTTCAGAGCAGAATTTTTTGGAAAGAAAATCTTCAACTTGTAGTGGAAAAGTAAAAATAGATGGATTATCTAAATAATCTGATAGTAGTGGAATAAATAATTCTTCTTAGGCACCGGAGATGAAAATGATACGAGAAATATACCATACAACTGGGAAAATCGTTGCGACGGTAAGGTTCTGAATTTGAATTGTGCACCATACAATGAACACCAGGTACGTCTGTCTATATTGTGATGAGGAAAGTACCGGACCTGTATATAGAAACATTAGAAAGGCTTCGACATGATGAAAAATAAACCCAACGGAAGGAATAAAAGGAATGCAGATATATGTAGATGTAGCAATGCAACTGAAAGAAAGAAAGAACAGCATAAAAGGCTTAATATGCAAAAAAGTGTTGAAGCTGTCCCTGGAAATTGGTGACAAGTTTCATCGAAGAACTGAACTTTTAATTATCGGGTTACGCATATCAAATTCTTGACTGGTATAGATAATTAACATTATCAGAAAAGTTACTTTGTTACACATCCCAAACAAATAAACTAACGACGTTAGCTACAGCCTAGTGGAGTTGACCCAGAGCCCCTTCGTTAgtaaaaaaagaaataaaaaaaactaGCCAAGCATATGGCTAAAATTATAATTTAGACATCTCcatgtaaaatatttatttttcatgTACCCAAAGAGCAATTTAGTCTTTGGTTATTATTAAAACAAGTCGATTTGAAAAAAAATGAGAAATGGATCATTATTACATCTATAACAGAGATAAATAAATATATCTAAATAATATAAGTAAGTTTTCGGTAACTTCAactaatataaaaaaaatattacctGCATGTATATTTTTTagagcattttcttcattatttacCGCATATAAAAAAATGATATGTGAATTCTCTGCAACTTTTTACAAATCAATTTAAAGATCTTAGAAACATATGATATGTctattttaaaaagaaaatctGTATTAAATAAGCATGAAATTTACAgaaaaaatatattttgaaatGAGAAGTGGCATCAAATCTACATAAAATTTGGAAAATAACCCGATTATTTACAAACTTGTAGATCAAATCTTGAAAAGAGAATTTAGAAACTTCCAATTTATTTTTAGTTTACATACATGAATTTGATGAAACCAAAATCTATTTCAAAATTTGAAACCAAACAAGTCTTTAAATAGAATCAAATGGGGTATTTGATTTAATTTAGCAAAAACAAAAAGATCACATAAAAAACAAATACAAAAATGGGTTCGGTTCAATTCAATCGAATTATAATGGAACATGTATACATGATTTTTTTGGAAGTATATTATAATTGCAAATTATATATCTAGAAATTAAGTACCTCACGTCAGTCTCTTTATCAAAGACTTTACCTGGACATATCTTCAAAACTGCTCTGTTCACCGAAAGCGTGTATGCAATTATATAGGGAGTAGTCGTCGTTGTGAATTCTGGTGCGAGAGTAAATGTCCATCCGAAATAAATACGTATATGAATATATAAATGTATCTTGAATGCAAAGAATATAGCTGGAAAATTCATTCGGGGATACCTGATATGAGATATATTAGGGAAACTCTTTAAGAGAATCAATAATTATTATTGGTGAGATAAATTTTATCACTTAGAATTTCTGTGGAGGCATGACTCCTACTTAGAATTTTTGTGGAGGCACGACTCCTAATTAGTATACAACATGTATTTATAAGAGTGCATAAAAACCTAAAGAACCTTCTAGCATAGGATATTAATATATTTGTGGGTCATACTGAATGGACTTTAACGTGTTTCTGGTCCAACTTATTTGGACTAATTTTATGGACTTTCAGCCCTTTTAAGTTTATACCTTTTTTTGTGGACTTTATGgctaaaaaataaattaataaaatttacccactacagatttggataatcAACTCGTGTATGTATAGATATATTAGAGCAAGTCCAATTCTAAAGCTAAAATGACTATAACATTGCTATAATTTGAGATCAAAAAGTGTACTTTGGTGTTATAATAGAACTTCAACTCCAATGCTAGTTTCATTTTGCAACCAAACATTTCCAAATAAACCTAAATTTTATATCTCTCccaaattttatttaaaacataCCAGCAATTATTTCATTTATAGTTATTTAATGATGCGGAAAAGATAGCTATAGTTATATTTGGTCCTAAATATAGGAGCAGCTATCCATTTACGCATTTATAGGACTAACTATAGCAACGCATTGGAATGGTGATTTTGCAACGTTATTTCTATAAAATAGTTATAGAAACTCTGAACTGAATCTTAGTTTACTAAAATTAACCTATATTATGGCTTACCAATTTGATTCAGCTTTGTCAATCTACGTAACATCAAGTTGCATTCAAAAAATTTAGTGTACAGAAAAACTCTAACCGCCTAGCTTTCCTCCAATATATAATCAAACACCGTCTTGTTAGCCTTATAAATATTCTGTTGACTTGCTTTCAATTCCGCGTAATCTCTACCTTGATTGGCATCACCTGCTCTAATTATTGTGTATTTAAAGTCCATCCCTAAGTAATTAAGATATGATTAACAAGCCAAATAATGAAACAAGACTATGAAAATGGCCATAATGGAGGAACAATGTAAAGTATATCAAGAGAAAAAAGTGTAACATAAAGAACGAAAATCATGTGCGCATAAATATTTTTTGCCTAAAATTTGATGATGTGCAAGTGTACACAATGACAAGTAATATTAATTACCTGTTATGGTTCCTCAAAGAATGTATATTTGTATTAATTGCAAATAATATCAATAATTTGATTATCGGACAATATTCAGTTTATAGTTTTATAACTAAtgtaattaattaaaaatactaaataaacCAACTCAAATTTTATTAGCAAGAGAGTTTCAAATATGATTTGATATATTATATCACTCATACAGTCATACAGTCCCATACAGTCATACTGCATTAAATGTAAAATTGTTATTAGTATTTCTGGTGTTGCATTACATATAACCTTCGTGGATGCTCTATGTAATATGAAGCTGTCTTCTTACAAGTTCCATATCTTGAATCCAGTTCTAAAATACAGAACAATCCAATTATTAAAATATGCTTTCCTTAAATTTTTAGTAAAGCTTACGTTAATATATGGGTTAATCATCATATACATGACTCTGCTGTCCAAATGTATCAATTGAGTCGCTCACTGCAAATTTGACTCAATTAGGTCACCAATTTGAAAAATCGTATAGATGAGATCATTTTTGAATGACTAAGTTGATACAAAATTTTAACTTTTCACTAACTAGGTCAATAGAAAATTTTAAATTAGTGACTAAATTGAGTCAAATTTGCAATGAGTGACCAACCCGATACATATCATGTGTTTGATGATTACCCGTTATTATATTAATGTTCCTctcaattttttttaatgtttGGACAGTAGAGATTCTAATTAAAGTACCTCCTTCAATAACATCACATCTCTTACAAATTAAAATTGTGAAGATATACCTCAAGGCCTAATCTTCAGTGCTCAATCTTTCATCTTTACATCTCCTCTGGTCACCGACCATGGATGCAAAAACATCCAATAGTCCATCCAAGCCTTCAGAATTCTCCCCCACAGCCTTAAGTGCATATACAATGCTTTCAATAGTGGACAAATATCCCGCCTTTGGTTGATTTCTTACTTCACCATACAAACTCAGCTTATCCAAATCCAATTTCAAATGCGGCAATGACTTTAACCAAGGATTCTCATTATACATCCTTTTAGCTTTAGCCCATGTTCCGTCCAATACAATCAAGTTCCTCACCTCAAAATCAATCTCCTCCGGACCAATCGCCTTTTCACTCGGGAAAAGCAAAACAGAACCAGCAGGAACTTCCATTTCAGACTCTACATTCACACTTTCTCCATCAAATTCCCTTTCATGCACCTTTTTTACCACAAAACCTTTCTCGAACGCATCAACGGGAAACCTCTCATCCACAAAATCATCAAAATCAACCTTCTCTTTTCCATTCACTCCCAACATTTTCCTATTAAAACAACTAATAATCCCATGCTTTTCAATACTAAAACTCAAACAACTTACATGCCTACTACTCTCATTAATCAAGAACCCATCTTTCCCCACACCATCATCTCGAAACATCCGAATATCGAAATGGGCTTGAAAATTAACATCAGAAACCCATTTTACACTAAGATTCTTGAGGCCCAAAACAGCAATTCTAGTGGAATTGAGGGGGTGATCCTTCTCCAAAATGTGCTGAAAAATGGTAACAGCAACAGCATTGTCAAGAATTGGAGTCTTGAAGCGATTGCATAAGCAAGTTCTGGTGGGCTTTGAACAAGAAGGGCACATGGGTCTTTTTGAGTTAGTTCCCATTTTCAAatttagggttagggttttgtgaAAATTGGGAATGCAATTAGTTTTGGCTAGTGGGTAAAATTTGAAAATAGAGTAAAGTGTGTTGTTTCCGGGCAGAGATAGCAGCATTTCAATTCAAAATTGCAAACAAAAACGATTTAGGTTTTTCAGCTCTGACCCGGATCCGTTTGGAGCTGTTACAAACCAGTGTGAAGTACACAATAAAATTGGCTACAATATAACAAAGCAAGCTACAATATAACAACAAAGAAATCCAACTAATACAACTTATATCCAACTACTAAACTATCCAAGTACACAATAAAATTGGCTGATATACGGCCTCCAGCTACTGCTACAAACTACAACAACATAATATACAAATAAAAAATAACTACAGATCTCCTGAAGAACCAAATCTGAGCTCTATCTATCACCGCTACAACTCTGCTCTAGCCACTGCCATCAATAGTGTGTAACTCGAACACCAACCAGTTAACCAAGTCCGGGTACTGAAGTCCGGGTACTGAATGATCCCAAACTCAGAGCTAATAAAAGGGTCAATAGACCTAACTCGCTCAACAGCAGTCTGAGTCAAAGTCCTCACTCGGGTCTGGATATCGGGTGAAGGGAGAGGGATGCCCTGAAAGGGTCCAACTGGCACTCGATGAAGATGAACGACCAGCTTCGGGCTCTGCTTTTTAATAAAAGATCTGTTCACCGCCCGATGAACATGATATGAAATTGGGGAGGAGGTACCTGTAGGAGTAGAAGGAGGAACTAGAGGTCTAGAGAAAGAAGAGCTGGGTCCACAACCTGGTGGAAAATCTCAAACAGCAGATACCGATCTATGTACCCAACGAGGACGGGCACTATGTCCTGACATATCTCTCGGTACAAACGGAGGCACTGGCGGGGGAGGCAATGGAGTCTCCTCAGCTACAACGTATAGGGTCCTCTTTGAGTCTGAACTGTCTGAATCAGATCTGTTCTCCCGGGATGGAGAATTGGATATCACTATGGGCCACTGccaaaaatataaatatacaggaaagacacaaTAAGGTTAAGGCAGTTCTATCAAAATATCAATGGATGTCAGGGTAACGCcttcggaaccctcgactgactcttagGTTTGCTCCTCTAAATGAATTGCTGACTTACACCTTAGGACACAATACCTATACCTTTTTGACTCGATCCTTAACCTAAATTAGGGatttgaacctgtagctctgataccaactgtgacggcatcaaccccggggtcaggagttgacgtcaccaaacataGAAAACCTCAAAAAATAAactacaagattattattaatatactGACGCACccccaaaaccaagatccgatccaggttcaagtatgatttaagcTGCTCactattacaaaccatttatttaaaaatctgacacactaaacttattcagcaactcatcagaccgcacatGGTCAGATACAAACTACCTCAAAGGAGTCAGGTCTGGAAGGGGCTGAGACTCTGTTCTACCAAGGTCTGAtaggtcttctaggcatctgcgatatgTATATAAgaggttgcaagggtgagcatataatcgctcagcagtaccaacatatgaatatcaagataaaaacagtaaagtaaacagttataggaacagaactaTAAATCAGCATGAAATCAGTAACCTGTAAATCATTTCGAACAACAGTAAATGAACATCGATAAaagaaactggatatcactgactagcatgctcttTATAAAACAATTGTAATTGTGTGTTATGtaaacaccagagtccaattttagcatgctattcacattgTTATTCAACTGTACAAATCACTTATTCCCTTACaagaatcacaaagccaaatcagatacataatggatatgtgaagacagctgatcaggctatcaacaccagacggctccaaccGCCATCCCATAAAcatgttccggaactcagagactagctaggtctctgacctgctggactaatccGTTATGTAGTGCGGGCAACCGAGTTaacctcttacgccacctcaataggccactctggcccctatgtatccaatatctgaccgttttatccagttttcaaatcacTTGTATCTATCTCAGTTTAAAACCGTTCATTTAACAGCACACGTAAAAttggttcacaaatcattttcattcgagataggtacctttcgaagttacttttccccaaaataggTTTAAAACGATTagttataactacaggggatacgtaacttaaaaacGTTTCTGTTCATGTACGAGAATAAAATAACAGTTTATCCATATGTACACAACcgtaaaagaatggtcagggatatttgccttgcaacgctttaacATAAGCTTTTACGCTGACTTCGATCCTCACGagactcgactgggatctacagtaATAGAATAacctaatcagttataccgacatgcttgatatcctaGAACCTAGttaacccaatccgataacccgactcgtataacgTATATGCACATAACCACGTATTCAGTATTCACAATAAGGGTAAAATGTTTTATATCGTATAGTACACGTttcgtatttaaaataatttttagaaatttttttgACAGCGGCTCCTCTATTTATAAGCCTACCCATCGAAACAGAACcgacgtcaaatcccaacaaATCACAATATGATTTTTACAACTAAATACCTAATTACATACGAAAACTAATTATACGAatcactttatttattttataaattttggaCTCAGAACATaacatcaccgtccaccgtcgactcaccgaagttcatcgtcaacagCGGTAAAATTTatgggtacccgattaattttgAGTTTCCAACGTAAATTCCACCAATTACGTAATTAATTTCCCGAAAGCAATTAATTATTTCacgaaatttaattaattaattcctgcaaaaatcaaataaaataacaTCAAAACCAACTGCACACAATCAGCCTCAACATTAGAGGCCCAACAGCAAGGCCCAACTAATAGGCCCAATAACACAGTCCAACAGAGAACAGGGGAGCACGAGTACACGGCCACAAACACAACCAACAAACACGACCACCGCcgcacacacatatacacacacacacaacacacacacttcactcacacacacaattacacacacaacaactcatatatatacatacgaaACTCAACTGAGAAGGCACGAAACCTACCGGATAAAGAACGGCCGGAAAACAAACGGCGAACAACAGCGAGAGGCAGAAGAACGGAGAGGGAGAGAGGAAAGCAAACGAGGGAGGGGGAAACTGAGattgagagaaagagagagaggatcgagagagagagagagagagagagagagagagagtcaaGAGGAGTAAAATGAAATGCCCCCAAATTTTAGACTGCAGACACGTATCCAACAATTGTGATACGTGTCATC
This sequence is a window from Apium graveolens cultivar Ventura chromosome 9, ASM990537v1, whole genome shotgun sequence. Protein-coding genes within it:
- the LOC141687014 gene encoding uncharacterized protein LOC141687014, producing MLLSLPGNNTLYSIFKFYPLAKTNCIPNFHKTLTLNLKMGTNSKRPMCPSCSKPTRTCLCNRFKTPILDNAVAVTIFQHILEKDHPLNSTRIAVLGLKNLSVKWVSDVNFQAHFDIRMFRDDGVGKDGFLINESSRHVSCLSFSIEKHGIISCFNRKMLGVNGKEKVDFDDFVDERFPVDAFEKGFVVKKVHEREFDGESVNVESEMEVPAGSVLLFPSEKAIGPEEIDFEVRNLIVLDGTWAKAKRMYNENPWLKSLPHLKLDLDKLSLYGEVRNQPKAGYLSTIESIVYALKAVGENSEGLDGLLDVFASMVGDQRRCKDERLSTED